One genomic segment of Saprospiraceae bacterium includes these proteins:
- a CDS encoding OsmC family protein — MEKQHLYKLTIQWTGNRGTGTSDYRAYDRSHIIHSEKKPDLECSSDAAFRGDPTKHNPEDFLVASLSSCHMLWYLHLCADAGIIVTSYTDQAEGNMTETPHGGGHFTEVTLNPVVSITEAEKVQQAEALHIKAHELCFISNSVNFPVRVKARILASPPTPLH; from the coding sequence ATGGAAAAACAACACCTATACAAATTGACCATTCAATGGACCGGGAACAGAGGTACGGGTACCAGCGATTACAGAGCCTATGACAGAAGCCATATCATCCATTCTGAAAAAAAACCAGATCTCGAATGTTCTTCCGATGCAGCTTTCCGTGGAGATCCAACAAAGCACAATCCCGAAGATTTTCTGGTTGCTTCCCTTTCTTCATGCCATATGTTATGGTATCTTCATTTGTGTGCAGATGCAGGAATTATTGTAACGAGTTACACAGACCAGGCAGAAGGTAACATGACGGAAACGCCCCATGGAGGCGGCCACTTTACCGAAGTGACTCTCAATCCCGTTGTAAGTATTACGGAGGCTGAAAAGGTACAACAAGCAGAAGCCCTGCACATAAAAGCACACGAATTGTGTTTTATTTCGAATTCGGTGAACTTTCCGGTGAGGGTGAAGGCGAGGATCTTGGCCTCACCCCCAACCCCTCTCCACTGA
- a CDS encoding cupin domain-containing protein, whose translation MQEEKATKVNFTKPDDVATFPLGKVDLASIGGAMIGKAVFQPGWKWSESVKPIAKTESCHAPHFQYHVSGVLRIKMDDGTVFDCKPGDVSYLPKGHDAWVVGNEPVVLIDFQGMVDYAKSQGSHKH comes from the coding sequence ATGCAGGAAGAAAAGGCAACTAAAGTTAATTTTACCAAGCCCGATGATGTAGCAACCTTTCCATTAGGGAAAGTCGACCTGGCAAGTATCGGTGGTGCGATGATCGGAAAAGCAGTTTTTCAGCCCGGATGGAAATGGTCTGAATCGGTCAAGCCGATCGCAAAAACGGAAAGCTGCCATGCTCCACATTTCCAATACCATGTTTCCGGAGTTTTACGCATAAAAATGGACGATGGTACCGTATTCGACTGTAAGCCAGGCGATGTATCTTATTTACCGAAAGGGCATGATGCATGGGTTGTTGGAAACGAACCTGTCGTCCTGATTGATTTTCAGGGTATGGTGGATTATGCAAAGAGCCAAGGTTCACATAAACATTAA
- a CDS encoding glutathione peroxidase, with protein sequence MKYAAVLLFFIFINSRSQAQTMQNFYNFKVQTIDGKEFDFAQLKGKKVMIVNTASECGYTPQYAELEELYKKFGGDKFTILGFPTNNFGGQEPGTNAEIQQFCQKNYGVSFPMMAKISVKGEAMHPLYQWLTRQSENGVQDAEVKWNFQKFLIDESGNWARVISYKESPMSDEIQGWLSSSR encoded by the coding sequence ATGAAATACGCTGCTGTTTTATTATTCTTTATTTTTATCAATTCACGAAGCCAGGCACAAACGATGCAAAATTTTTATAATTTTAAGGTACAGACGATTGATGGCAAAGAATTTGATTTTGCCCAATTAAAAGGTAAAAAAGTCATGATCGTAAATACTGCATCGGAATGCGGATACACCCCTCAATATGCAGAGCTGGAAGAATTGTACAAGAAATTTGGTGGAGATAAATTTACCATTTTGGGATTTCCAACCAATAATTTTGGAGGGCAGGAACCGGGTACGAATGCAGAGATTCAGCAATTTTGCCAGAAAAATTATGGTGTTAGCTTTCCAATGATGGCCAAAATTTCCGTCAAGGGAGAAGCTATGCATCCATTGTATCAATGGCTTACCCGGCAATCGGAGAATGGAGTTCAGGATGCTGAAGTCAAATGGAATTTTCAAAAATTTCTGATCGACGAAAGTGGAAATTGGGCTCGCGTAATATCCTATAAGGAAAGCCCGATGTCAGACGAAATTCAGGGATGGCTTTCTTCTTCCAGGTAA
- a CDS encoding carbon-nitrogen hydrolase family protein translates to MKICIAQLQSFPADIEKNIVKHIGFIELAGLHQVDLIFFPELSLTGYEPSSAKNNALSEDNEQLSVFQALSDHYKMTISIGAPSCSNNHIYISNFIFQPFQNRLCYSKQFLHADEIPFFSIGLFPHFLKIDENVIAPAICYESMLFQHAEEAEKAHATIYMASVAKTTEGIQKAYIHYPLIAQKFGMTVVMSNAVGPCEGFTAGGNSGVWNEKGILADQLGPDHEALLIYDNITGETSKLMM, encoded by the coding sequence ATGAAAATCTGTATTGCTCAACTTCAATCCTTCCCGGCTGATATTGAAAAGAACATCGTCAAACATATCGGTTTCATTGAGCTTGCCGGTTTACATCAAGTTGATCTGATTTTTTTTCCCGAATTATCGCTGACCGGATATGAACCATCGAGTGCAAAAAATAATGCTTTGTCGGAAGATAATGAGCAACTTTCCGTCTTTCAGGCACTCAGTGACCATTATAAAATGACTATTTCAATTGGAGCACCGAGCTGTTCAAATAATCACATTTACATTTCAAACTTCATTTTCCAGCCTTTTCAAAACAGACTTTGTTATTCAAAACAATTTCTACATGCCGACGAAATTCCATTCTTTTCCATAGGGTTGTTTCCGCATTTTTTAAAAATTGACGAGAATGTGATCGCTCCTGCAATTTGTTATGAATCGATGTTGTTCCAGCATGCGGAGGAGGCTGAAAAAGCTCATGCAACTATTTATATGGCAAGTGTAGCCAAAACAACGGAGGGAATCCAAAAAGCGTATATTCATTATCCGCTCATAGCTCAAAAATTTGGAATGACGGTCGTCATGTCCAATGCAGTAGGTCCTTGCGAAGGTTTTACAGCCGGGGGAAACTCCGGTGTTTGGAATGAAAAAGGAATTTTAGCAGATCAGTTGGGACCGGACCATGAAGCATTGTTGATTTATGATAACATTACCGGCGAGACTTCTAAATTGATGATGTAA
- a CDS encoding T9SS type A sorting domain-containing protein translates to MRVHLILFICLSFWSTQAQNPTWKLWASGLPSGVYPRMVVAPNHDIFYTLLGTGVQLGYIYKANTQDSNPIFQALPQIPRPSTIQNNIVALGYNHQNEVMAGIYRTDQQQPWLFRFDHQKMAWDTATSPGSPTLGGHCMATSPNGTIYVGTRWAYIYKSTDGGRTFEVIDESSLIKMDYPCYYPSFNGSDLNGAIFCISIDKNGRVYAGTETAGVIYSDDEGKSWHPADLFACLPGTKTQKDTSRIMRALNMSGNVAAIGFTKEQQLVWSGPDMWQLGWKNKLGFADLHSKIVHEVKGLPDYLIQTGQQVSKIVTSENGQMFFHSGNSTNSSQIGIYTSRDGINWKLFNDGITGQNDGPSQGSLAADGNKVFMATRDGKVWLFEDTLNVSQTDQSSHLNTFTIYPNPASDQLHLKLNSDQIYPLDEILIQNLMGVTIKKFSNTQQDHFILNISDLKSGCYIIKWRGSYKFIKI, encoded by the coding sequence GTGCGCGTTCATTTAATACTTTTCATCTGTTTGAGCTTCTGGAGTACGCAAGCACAAAATCCAACATGGAAACTCTGGGCATCAGGATTACCGTCGGGAGTTTACCCAAGAATGGTAGTTGCTCCCAATCACGATATCTTTTATACCCTTTTGGGAACCGGCGTGCAATTGGGATATATTTATAAGGCCAATACCCAGGATTCGAATCCCATTTTCCAGGCCTTGCCGCAAATTCCACGACCCAGTACCATTCAAAACAATATCGTTGCGCTGGGTTATAATCATCAGAATGAAGTCATGGCAGGTATATACCGGACCGATCAGCAACAACCCTGGTTATTTCGATTTGATCATCAAAAAATGGCCTGGGATACTGCTACTTCACCGGGTTCTCCTACACTTGGAGGCCACTGTATGGCTACATCCCCCAACGGTACGATCTATGTTGGAACCAGATGGGCTTATATTTATAAATCTACAGATGGAGGAAGAACATTCGAAGTCATCGATGAAAGCAGCTTAATTAAAATGGATTACCCCTGTTATTATCCAAGTTTCAATGGTTCAGACTTGAATGGTGCTATTTTCTGTATTTCCATTGATAAAAACGGAAGAGTTTATGCAGGCACAGAAACGGCAGGCGTAATTTACTCGGACGATGAAGGAAAATCCTGGCATCCGGCTGATCTTTTTGCTTGCCTGCCCGGTACAAAAACTCAAAAAGATACCTCAAGGATTATGAGAGCTCTCAACATGAGTGGGAATGTTGCGGCTATTGGATTTACCAAAGAACAACAACTCGTTTGGTCCGGACCGGATATGTGGCAATTGGGATGGAAAAATAAGTTAGGCTTCGCAGACCTCCACTCCAAAATCGTTCACGAGGTAAAAGGATTGCCAGATTATCTCATCCAAACGGGACAACAGGTTTCCAAAATTGTTACAAGCGAAAACGGACAAATGTTTTTTCACTCAGGAAATTCAACGAATAGTAGTCAGATTGGAATTTATACGTCTCGCGATGGGATCAACTGGAAATTATTTAATGATGGAATTACTGGTCAAAACGATGGTCCTTCCCAGGGATCATTAGCTGCAGATGGCAATAAAGTTTTTATGGCTACACGGGACGGCAAGGTATGGTTATTTGAAGATACATTAAATGTAAGCCAAACCGACCAGTCATCGCATCTGAATACTTTTACAATCTATCCAAATCCCGCATCAGATCAACTTCATTTAAAATTAAACTCCGATCAAATATATCCTTTAGATGAAATTCTTATTCAGAATTTAATGGGAGTTACTATTAAAAAATTTTCCAATACACAGCAAGACCATTTCATTTTAAACATTTCAGATCTGAAGTCAGGTTGTTATATTATCAAATGGCGGGGTTCTTATAAATTTATTAAAATATAA
- a CDS encoding GNAT family N-acetyltransferase, giving the protein MQMTRIEIPNIKDTQALSDLGKKTFIESHGHSASSSDIETYTSTVYAIDKVQSELLNSHFIYRLIYAQDQLAGYSKIVPDTPVSCIQDENITKLDRLYLLKEFYNLKLGWKLLDHNIKLAKEKGQRGLWLYTWTENKRAVDFYLKTGFVVVGHYDFKISDSHSNPNHIMYLKF; this is encoded by the coding sequence ATGCAAATGACCCGAATTGAAATTCCAAATATTAAAGATACCCAGGCTCTTTCTGACCTCGGCAAAAAGACCTTTATTGAATCACACGGTCATAGCGCATCCTCCAGTGACATTGAAACATATACTTCAACAGTATATGCGATCGATAAGGTTCAATCAGAACTCCTGAATTCACATTTTATATACCGGCTTATTTATGCTCAGGATCAATTGGCAGGTTATTCTAAAATAGTACCCGATACCCCTGTATCCTGTATTCAGGATGAAAACATCACCAAACTCGACAGATTGTATCTGCTCAAAGAGTTTTACAATTTAAAACTGGGATGGAAACTCCTGGATCACAACATTAAATTAGCAAAAGAAAAAGGACAACGGGGATTATGGCTTTATACCTGGACCGAAAATAAAAGAGCCGTTGACTTCTATTTAAAAACGGGTTTTGTAGTCGTTGGACATTATGACTTCAAAATATCAGATTCTCACAGCAACCCAAACCATATCATGTATTTAAAATTCTGA
- a CDS encoding DUF839 domain-containing protein, which produces MAKRILFLGLLLSSLFLSAQQSISVRIASNDDDIEEYLPGANQTKTPGSMDNGSSDLELGCETSGNIDPQYVGLRFVNVGVPKGSKITRAYLQFTVDNSNKNFDPCKLYIFAERASNANAFDVADPFNLTKRPVLLDSVEWNIRSGSWNIIGEKASDQKSADISVLIQQIIDQNNWASGNALSLFIKGTGLREAESYDGSNADAPLLVIDFIPTVTLSQRINTAEDDIEEYLPGANQTKTPGSMDVGSSDLELGMETKDNIDPQYVGLRFNSISIPKGSLIQSAHLQFTVDNNNKNTDPSQLTIWAENSVNAAPFNTGDPFNLTKRPVFSDSVVWNIPIGSWNTIGEKGADQQSSNIASLIQHIVNQDNWTTNNSLALFIKGNGLKEAESFDGSAADAPLLVIQYIPLGTYTSSISSLEDDLEEYLPGPNQTKTPGSMDLGSSDLELGMETKDNIDPQYVGMRFTNIQLAKGTQVKNAYLQFTVDNTNKNTDPSALSIWAEKTGNSTAFNSGIPFNLTSRPVFSDSVSWNIPPGSWMTIGEKGADQRSENIASLLNSIFAQDDWSSGNALSLFIKGTGLREAESYDGSAADAPKLVIEYFQSSKPTLPVTKYPLKRKSDWLFYDKSDAPSGNWTELAFDDSAWEFGPAPLGFGDPFIATNISFGPNPNNKYTSAYFRKKIEIQDTSNLSDLVQFSLRADDGAVVYLNGVEVFRSNMPTGPVDYTIKALERITGNDELYYYVFDVPKSNFVSGVNQISVEVHQWGGMSSDLSFDLEIINTLYTSNSSDLGCLDPNDTHIGCFPSLLARPQDEVVEIPGTHAFQVVAAAFQSYKGSNGFVSTNFDFTGYVPINGSSEVGYLSINHETAPGGVSIFDLHLDKTSQTWQVDASGPVDFSPVVSTAANCSGTVTPWNTIITCEEVYSPGSQDANNDGYIDWGWNVEMDPTTRKVRDYGAGQAKLWAMGRMSHENLVVLNDRKTAYQGEDASDGSVYKFIANKEGDLSSGKLYVLKLDQGMQNGEPVAPTGIWLEVPNTTKDEQNNVKQWALQNGATVFPGVEDVEISPLDQQIYFAVKGSGRVYRFKDNGNTISGFETFVGNSVYRMNSRGRVVAEDWAQGNDNLTFDDRGNLWVLQDGGNNFVWVVRPDHTQVNPRVEIFMHTPFGSEPTGMTFTPDYKYMFISIQEPAPSNQAAIKDVTGKDIQFNRSTALVIGRKQFLGPQVNNKNQDVKPFRFEIHPNPFSKEANLKVYLKEEAMLKYEIMDLNGRIITSSNLARYSSGTKNFKLDLPIPNTYLLKLSVNGVVHSKLIRGL; this is translated from the coding sequence ATGGCAAAAAGAATTTTGTTTTTAGGCTTGTTGCTGAGTAGCTTATTTCTTTCAGCGCAGCAAAGTATTTCTGTAAGGATAGCCAGTAATGATGACGACATCGAAGAATATCTTCCAGGGGCCAATCAGACGAAAACACCAGGCAGCATGGATAATGGGAGTTCTGACCTTGAACTGGGATGTGAAACCAGCGGAAACATCGATCCCCAATACGTTGGTTTAAGATTTGTAAATGTTGGCGTACCCAAGGGCTCTAAAATTACAAGAGCCTATTTGCAGTTTACCGTCGACAATTCCAATAAAAATTTTGATCCCTGCAAATTGTACATTTTCGCAGAAAGAGCATCCAATGCCAATGCGTTTGATGTTGCGGATCCCTTTAATTTGACAAAGCGACCCGTTCTTTTGGATTCTGTTGAATGGAATATCCGGAGTGGTAGTTGGAACATCATTGGTGAAAAAGCTAGCGATCAAAAAAGTGCGGACATCTCCGTCCTCATTCAGCAAATCATCGATCAAAACAACTGGGCATCGGGCAATGCACTTTCACTTTTCATTAAGGGTACGGGACTCCGCGAAGCGGAATCCTATGATGGTTCGAATGCAGATGCACCATTACTCGTGATTGATTTTATACCAACGGTCACTTTAAGTCAGCGCATCAATACGGCGGAAGATGACATTGAAGAATACTTACCGGGTGCTAATCAAACCAAAACGCCCGGTAGTATGGATGTTGGTAGTTCCGATCTGGAATTGGGAATGGAAACCAAGGATAATATCGATCCCCAGTATGTTGGATTGCGTTTTAATTCCATTTCAATTCCAAAGGGTTCACTCATCCAATCAGCACATTTGCAATTTACCGTTGACAATAACAATAAGAATACTGATCCAAGCCAATTAACCATATGGGCAGAAAATTCAGTCAATGCAGCACCCTTCAATACAGGAGATCCATTCAATCTGACCAAACGTCCCGTTTTTTCTGATTCTGTTGTTTGGAATATTCCGATCGGAAGCTGGAATACCATTGGTGAAAAAGGTGCAGATCAGCAATCTTCAAATATTGCCAGCCTGATTCAGCATATCGTAAATCAGGACAACTGGACAACAAACAATTCACTTGCACTTTTCATCAAAGGAAATGGTTTAAAAGAGGCTGAATCTTTTGATGGATCTGCAGCAGACGCTCCACTCCTGGTCATTCAATATATCCCTCTTGGGACATATACTTCCAGCATTAGCAGTTTGGAGGATGACCTCGAAGAATATTTACCCGGGCCCAACCAAACTAAAACACCCGGTAGTATGGATCTGGGTAGTTCAGATCTCGAATTAGGCATGGAGACTAAAGACAATATAGATCCGCAGTATGTGGGAATGCGTTTTACAAATATTCAATTGGCGAAAGGAACCCAAGTGAAAAACGCCTACCTTCAATTTACTGTTGACAATACAAACAAAAACACCGATCCTTCTGCATTGAGTATTTGGGCTGAGAAAACCGGAAATTCTACAGCATTTAATTCCGGAATTCCATTTAACCTTACCAGCCGCCCCGTATTTTCTGATTCCGTGAGCTGGAATATTCCGCCAGGATCGTGGATGACCATTGGAGAAAAAGGTGCAGATCAGCGCTCTGAAAATATTGCTTCTTTGTTGAATTCTATTTTTGCTCAGGATGATTGGAGTTCTGGTAATGCTCTTTCTCTTTTCATTAAAGGGACTGGTCTTCGCGAAGCGGAATCCTATGATGGATCAGCTGCTGATGCACCGAAACTGGTTATTGAATATTTTCAATCATCAAAACCTACCTTACCCGTAACAAAATATCCCTTAAAAAGAAAATCGGACTGGTTGTTTTATGATAAGTCTGATGCACCCTCTGGGAATTGGACAGAATTGGCATTCGATGATTCAGCCTGGGAATTCGGTCCGGCACCATTGGGTTTTGGTGATCCGTTTATTGCTACGAACATTTCCTTTGGTCCGAATCCAAATAACAAATACACCTCAGCCTATTTCAGGAAGAAAATTGAAATTCAGGACACCAGCAATTTAAGTGATTTGGTTCAGTTTAGTTTGAGGGCAGACGATGGTGCAGTAGTATATTTAAATGGCGTTGAGGTGTTTAGAAGCAATATGCCGACTGGGCCTGTAGATTATACTATAAAAGCATTGGAGCGCATAACAGGCAACGATGAGTTGTATTATTATGTGTTTGATGTCCCCAAATCAAACTTTGTATCAGGTGTTAACCAGATCAGTGTGGAAGTTCACCAATGGGGAGGCATGAGTTCTGATTTGAGTTTTGATCTTGAAATCATAAATACTTTATATACTTCAAATTCAAGTGACCTTGGTTGTTTGGATCCAAACGATACACATATAGGATGCTTTCCAAGCTTATTGGCCAGACCACAGGATGAAGTTGTAGAAATTCCAGGCACACATGCCTTTCAAGTTGTTGCAGCAGCCTTCCAATCGTATAAAGGCAGTAATGGATTTGTATCTACCAATTTTGATTTTACAGGTTATGTACCTATCAATGGATCAAGTGAGGTAGGTTATTTATCCATCAATCACGAAACAGCTCCGGGAGGAGTCTCTATTTTTGATTTACATTTAGATAAAACATCCCAGACCTGGCAGGTGGATGCTTCCGGACCTGTTGATTTTAGTCCGGTGGTTTCTACAGCAGCCAATTGCAGCGGAACGGTCACACCCTGGAATACCATCATAACCTGTGAAGAAGTTTACAGTCCTGGTTCTCAGGATGCCAATAATGATGGGTATATTGATTGGGGCTGGAATGTGGAAATGGATCCGACGACCCGAAAAGTTCGCGATTATGGAGCGGGACAAGCTAAATTATGGGCGATGGGTCGGATGAGCCATGAGAATCTCGTGGTATTAAACGATCGGAAAACGGCGTATCAGGGTGAAGATGCTTCGGATGGCTCTGTGTATAAATTTATTGCCAATAAAGAAGGCGATTTGTCGAGTGGTAAACTGTATGTATTAAAACTAGACCAGGGTATGCAAAATGGAGAACCCGTAGCCCCCACTGGTATATGGTTGGAGGTTCCAAATACAACGAAGGATGAACAAAACAATGTAAAACAATGGGCTTTGCAAAATGGTGCAACGGTTTTCCCGGGAGTGGAGGATGTTGAAATTTCTCCATTAGATCAACAGATTTATTTTGCGGTGAAAGGATCTGGAAGAGTGTATAGATTTAAGGACAACGGAAATACAATAAGTGGATTTGAAACTTTTGTCGGCAACAGCGTGTATCGAATGAACTCAAGAGGTCGGGTAGTTGCAGAGGATTGGGCACAGGGTAATGACAATCTTACGTTTGACGACCGCGGTAATCTTTGGGTATTGCAGGATGGTGGCAATAATTTTGTTTGGGTGGTACGCCCCGATCATACACAAGTAAATCCTCGTGTCGAGATATTTATGCATACCCCGTTTGGTTCTGAACCAACAGGTATGACTTTTACGCCGGATTATAAGTATATGTTTATATCCATACAGGAACCAGCTCCGTCGAATCAGGCAGCTATAAAAGATGTCACTGGAAAAGACATTCAATTCAACAGAAGTACGGCTCTGGTCATTGGACGCAAACAATTTTTAGGCCCGCAGGTCAACAATAAGAATCAGGATGTTAAACCATTCCGTTTTGAGATTCATCCGAATCCCTTCAGCAAAGAAGCGAATCTTAAAGTTTATCTAAAGGAAGAGGCTATGTTAAAATACGAAATTATGGACTTAAACGGAAGAATCATCACTTCTTCAAATTTAGCCCGCTATTCTTCCGGAACAAAAAATTTTAAATTAGATCTCCCAATTCCAAATACTTATTTGTTAAAACTCAGTGTAAATGGAGTTGTTCATTCTAAATTAATACGGGGATTGTAA
- a CDS encoding DUF2911 domain-containing protein, with translation MHNFKVFSLTSLLILMIGLSCPGIQAQALNLPDNGSNYKCMAGRSIGLTDIEIRWNAPGVKGREGKIWGDLVYYGFSILGYGSNVESPWRAGADENTTISFSTDVSINGKNIAAGKYGFFIAVYPDSCILIFNKNAEAWGSYFYNKDLDVLRVSTRQIKGLPENTERLEFVFTNQTNNSIDVALKWEHWQIPFKVEVDLQKTVLTSIRKQLSSALGFDPPSLEAGANWCLTNNINFEEALNWINSATNPNLGGVRTFRALNTHAGLLRKTGRQEEADKMMAEAVELGGPIDLHQYGRQLISQKKYNEAMALFEKNFSKHKGVWPTHVGMMRGYSALGNLKKALEHAKIALAQAPSPDDKKNMEGLVKTLESGSLLQQ, from the coding sequence ATGCATAATTTCAAAGTTTTTTCTTTGACGAGTCTTCTAATCTTGATGATAGGATTGTCGTGTCCCGGTATTCAGGCTCAGGCTTTAAATCTTCCCGACAATGGTTCCAATTATAAATGCATGGCGGGCAGAAGCATCGGATTAACGGACATTGAAATACGCTGGAATGCTCCTGGTGTAAAAGGCCGCGAAGGAAAAATTTGGGGTGATTTGGTTTATTATGGCTTTTCAATTTTAGGTTATGGCTCAAATGTTGAATCGCCCTGGAGAGCAGGCGCAGATGAGAATACGACCATTTCATTTTCGACAGATGTCAGCATCAATGGAAAAAATATAGCTGCAGGTAAATATGGATTCTTTATCGCCGTCTATCCAGATTCTTGCATACTTATCTTTAATAAAAATGCTGAAGCCTGGGGAAGTTACTTTTACAATAAAGATTTAGATGTGTTAAGGGTATCCACCCGTCAAATAAAAGGCCTTCCAGAAAATACAGAACGTTTGGAATTTGTTTTCACCAACCAGACAAATAATTCTATTGACGTTGCTTTAAAGTGGGAACATTGGCAAATACCATTTAAAGTTGAAGTCGATTTGCAAAAAACCGTTTTAACTTCTATCAGAAAACAGCTCAGCAGTGCCCTGGGTTTTGATCCACCGAGTTTGGAAGCCGGGGCAAATTGGTGTTTAACGAATAACATAAACTTTGAAGAAGCGCTAAACTGGATAAACTCTGCCACCAATCCAAATTTAGGGGGTGTTCGAACGTTCAGAGCCCTTAATACGCATGCAGGATTACTCCGAAAAACCGGTCGTCAGGAAGAAGCTGACAAGATGATGGCTGAAGCTGTTGAACTTGGCGGGCCCATTGATTTACATCAATACGGCAGACAACTGATCAGTCAGAAAAAATATAACGAGGCCATGGCTCTATTTGAAAAAAACTTTAGTAAACACAAAGGAGTATGGCCTACTCACGTAGGAATGATGCGCGGTTATTCAGCTTTGGGCAATTTGAAAAAAGCCTTGGAACATGCTAAAATTGCACTTGCTCAAGCGCCAAGCCCCGACGACAAAAAAAATATGGAAGGACTTGTAAAAACTTTGGAATCGGGATCCTTGCTGCAACAATAA
- a CDS encoding AraC family transcriptional regulator: MSKTKKDVMLINDLASFEKLVNRDLRPYDINMMVMPGTLEDKHKDVDPEKGIRALRRRFNLVYLLTEGEHDVLLGADYRWLKPNDLVIVPENMVYASKFIRNCKGYCIHFKTEFIQNLLKGPLSDEFSFFEFDGEHIINLKEEDSLNIQQAFRNIIDEYHSFSYEKDYILRNYIHILLLRIREIYRPYVNRLAENSSRATKIATRFKHLVEQKFINNRSVAKYAQELNISSKYLGDVVKATYGKTPRDFISDMLLLEAKVQLGSTQKSISEIAFDLDFQDTSHFTHFIKQKTGMSPAILRQKL; this comes from the coding sequence ATGTCAAAGACCAAAAAGGATGTCATGCTGATCAATGACCTGGCTTCTTTTGAAAAGCTGGTCAACCGGGATCTCCGGCCCTATGATATCAACATGATGGTCATGCCCGGTACACTGGAGGACAAGCATAAAGATGTCGATCCGGAAAAGGGAATAAGGGCCTTGAGACGCAGATTTAACCTGGTCTATTTACTTACAGAAGGTGAACACGATGTGTTACTCGGAGCAGATTATCGCTGGTTGAAACCCAACGACCTGGTGATCGTTCCGGAGAACATGGTCTATGCTTCAAAATTTATCAGGAACTGTAAAGGTTACTGCATCCATTTTAAAACGGAGTTTATTCAGAATTTGTTGAAGGGTCCGCTGTCGGATGAATTTTCATTTTTTGAATTTGATGGAGAGCATATCATCAATTTGAAAGAAGAGGATAGTCTGAATATTCAACAGGCATTCAGGAATATTATTGATGAATACCATTCATTTTCCTACGAAAAGGATTACATCCTTCGCAATTATATACACATTTTACTTTTGCGCATCCGCGAAATTTACAGGCCTTACGTAAACAGATTGGCGGAGAACAGCAGCAGGGCTACAAAAATCGCAACCCGGTTTAAGCATTTGGTCGAACAGAAATTTATAAACAACAGGTCGGTAGCAAAGTATGCGCAGGAACTCAACATCAGTTCCAAGTACCTGGGCGATGTAGTTAAAGCAACTTATGGCAAGACCCCGAGAGATTTTATCAGCGATATGCTCCTTTTGGAAGCGAAAGTCCAGTTGGGTTCGACTCAAAAGTCCATTTCTGAAATTGCCTTTGATCTCGATTTCCAGGATACTTCTCATTTTACACATTTTATCAAACAAAAAACCGGGATGAGTCCGGCTATACTCCGGCAGAAACTCTGA